Proteins encoded together in one Salvelinus fontinalis isolate EN_2023a chromosome 6, ASM2944872v1, whole genome shotgun sequence window:
- the LOC129858036 gene encoding phosphatidylinositol 3,4,5-trisphosphate 5-phosphatase 2B-like — MAMAAWYHRDISRVHAEDLLARAGRDGSFLVRDSESVPGAYALCLLFQRHVHTYRILPDADGLLAVQTSQGVQVNCFRTLGDLVLGYQHPHKGLVTPLLYPVGRDTEPGEESSGDDEKPGLVWSPSPAPVSVSTAPPAGPPVTSSPHLLFLHRLQELNTPSMAGEVVGLLSEYLCSELPLDVEGLRRGAKGLRHLHHTLGTACQGLNSEIDLTMSSLETLAKVFDHPTCPLTSTKSQNMGRGPDMELDSLLCKISALVSLLSSLEKRVLKALQDAVTNHNLAVQPAPSREPAPVSAPVPAPVPVSAPSPASALAPAPAPAPALVPVAKNNARPIPVHSFQIKMVRYGRQTVSVDLDTGVLLFDRKAGSFGAETVSHDRILQLVKFQSSPAKLRMVVDSHHSTPRELMFESARKREAFCQLLQLMKTRHSHLSEPDVISVFVGSWNMGGSPPPRSLQSWVTCCGLGRTPDESTALLPHDIYALGTQENSQGEKEWTEHIKTTLHSYTHIEYKQVAVQSLWNMRLAVFVKPEHESRISHVNTASVKTGLGNTLGNKGAVGVSLLFNSTSFGFVNCHLTSGSEKVVRRNQNCADILRLLSLGDRQLSAFDVSLRFTHLFWCGDLNYRLDLDVQDILKHVSKREFDELMCADQLTRERHKRKAFLNFKEEKIAFPPTYRYERGSRDSYLWQKYKTSGVRVNVPSWCDRILWKSYSETHITCNSYGCTDDIFTSDHSPVFATFHVGVTSQFISKTDPNSSMERAWMELEGVEAIVKTASKAKFFIEFHSSCLEEIRRSVENDSQSCDVPGFLKLGWSPKQLPKLLPILSDMEYLQDQHLLLSVKSCDGFESYGECCVALRSLIGAAEQFETFLTHRGEEMGSIRGRVRVHVPKDRRGTREKIYEWFCFEKDEKALVRGCLSPPSTRAPISRSSPPPPKPAPSSYTNPAYFIFEGVSVLGRVEESPPPRRDPQVVWAGDSALQLPKLFGGRGCDRKSPRRSDFTEIEIPGILPHYPSTNDHHPPQTNSSYQLFPSKDPSPIPPAPSPTSHYHEQPIQPRPSKKNVVQDSILPAKNLRNMYMNHSAIIRETPRREQPRVHQQEQAIPVRSSKLPAFYPYVSTCVPHTQASAPWVVEQPVGPLGDHSLTALQIAKSLSEVDFFPVALEAPSTPCQRPAQRNDLAMAAERGYCWEKEVLYGAPETVRELLSTLGLQKYTLGLSLNGWDDLDYFSGITEEDLRAAGVSNPSHRRRILENLPRIWDSL; from the exons ATGGCGATGGCGGCGTGGTACCACCGTGACATCAGCCGCGTGCATGCGGAGGACTTGCTGGCCCGGGCTGGGAGGGACGGCAGCTTCCTGGTCAGGGACAGTGAGTCTGTGCCTGGAGCCTATGCCCTCTGTCTGCT GTTCCAACGGCACGTTCACACTTATCGTATTCTTCCTGATGCAGATGGCCTGTTGGCTGTACAG ACATCTCAAGGGGTGCAGGTGAACTGTTTCCGTACGCTGGGGGACCTGGTGTTGGGGTACCAGCACCCTCATAAGGGTCTGGTCACCCCCTTGCTGTACCCTGTGGGGAGGGACACAGAGCCTGGTGAGGAGAGCTCAGGTGATGATGAGAAGCCAGGGCTGGTGTGGAGTCCCAGCCCAGCCCCAGTCTCGGTCAGTACAGCTCCCCCAGCAGGACCCCCAGTCACCTCATccccccacctcctcttcctccacaggCTGCAGGAGCTCAACACACCCAG CATGGCAGGTGAGGTGGTTGGGCTGCTCAGTGAGTATCTGTGCAGTGAGCTGCCTCTGGATGTGGAGGGTCTACGTAGAGGAGCAAAAGGCCTACGCCATCTACACCACACCCTGGGCACCGCATGCCAGGGACTCAACAG TGAGATTGATCTGACCATGTCCAGTTTGGAGACGCTGGCCAAAGTGTTTGACCATCCCACCTGCCCTTTAACCTCAACCAAGTCACAG AATATGGGTAGAGGTCCAGACATGGAGTTGGACAGCCTGCTGTGTAAGATCTCTGCCCTGGTCAGCCTGCTGTCCTCCCTGGAGAAGAGG GTGCTGAAAGCTCTTCAAGATGCTGTGACCAATCACAACCTGGCTGTGCAGCCTGCCCCTTCCCGTGAGCCCGCCCCTGTCTCAGCTCCAGTCCCTGCTCCAGTCCCAGTCTCTGCTCCATCCCCTGCTTCTGCCCTtgctccagctccagcccctgCTCCAGCACTAGTCCCTGTAGCCAAGAACAATGCCAGGCCCATACCTGTCCACTCTTTtcag attAAGATGGTGCGTTacggcagacagacagtgtcaGTGGACTTGGACACAGGAGTGCTGCTGTTTGACAGGAAGGCCGGGTCATTCGGAGCGGAGACAGTCTCACACGACCGGA TTCTGCAGCTAGTCAAGTTCCAGAGCAGTCCAGCCAAGCTGCGCATGGTAGTGGACAGTCATCATAGCACCCCACGAGAGCTCATGTTTGAGAGTGCAAGG aAACGGGAGGCGTTCTGCCAGCTGCTACAGCTGATGAAGACCAGACACTCCCATCTGAGCGAACCTGACGTCATCTCTGTGTTTGTGGGCAGCTGGAATATGG GTGGCTCCCCTCCCCCTCGCAGTCTGCAGTCCTGGGTGACGTGCTGTGGTCTGGGGCGAACCCCAGATGAGTCCACAGCTCTGCTGCCTCATGACATCTACGCCCTGGGTACCCAGGAGAACTCTCAGGGGGAGAAGGAGTGGACCGAGCACATCAAGACTACCCTACACAGCTACACTCATATAGAGTACAAACAG GTGGCAGTACAGTCGCTGTGGAACATGAGGCTAGCAGTGTTCGTGAAGCCGGAGCACGAGAGTCGCATCAGCCATGTAAACACAGCCAGTGTGAAGACTGGCCTGGGGAACACATTGG GAAATAAAGGTGCTGTTGGGGTTTCCTTACTCTTCAACAGTACTTCTTTTGGATTTGTCAACTGCCATCTGACCTCTGGCAGTGAGAAAGTAGTTAG GAGGAACCAGAACTGTGCGGACATCCTCAGACTGTTGTCCCTGGGTGACCGGCAGCTCAGTGCCTTTGACGTCAGCCTGCGCTTCACACATCTCTTCTGGTGTGGAGACCTCAACTACAGACTAGATCTGGACGTACAG GACATTCTGAAACATGTGTCCAAGCGGGAGTTTGATGAGCTCATGTGTGCTGACCAGCTGACACGAGAACGACACAAGAGGAAGGCCTTCCTCAATTTCA AGGAAGAGAAGATTGCGTTTCCGCCCACCTATCGGTACGAGAGGGGGTCCAGGGACAGTTACCTGTGGCAGAAGTACAAGACCTCTGGC GTGCGTGTCAATGTGCCATCATGGTGTGACCGGATTCTGTGGAAGTCTTACTCAGAGACACATATCACCTGCAACTCCTATG gttgTACAGATGACATCTTCACCAGCGACCACTCGCCTGTTTTTGCCACATTCCATGTAGGGGTGACATCACAGTTCATTTCCAAAACAG ACCCAAACTCTAGCATGGAGAGGGCCTGGATGGAGTTGGAAGGTGTTGAGGCCATTGTGAAGACTGCCAGCAAAGCCAAGTTCTTCATTGAGTTTCACTCATCCTGCCTTGAAG AGATCCGCCGTTCCGTAGAGAATGACTCACAGAGCTGTGATGTGCCTGGCTTCCTCAAACTGGGCTGGTCCCCCAAGCAGCTGCCCAAG CTTCTCCCGATCCTCTCAGACATGGAGTACCTTCAGGATCAGCACCTCCTGCTGTCTGTCAAGTCATGTGACGGATTTGAGTCATACG GTGAGTGCTGTGTGGCGCTGCGCTCCCTTATCGGCGCAGCAGAGCAGTTTGAGACGTTTCTGACCCACCGGGGTGAGGAGATGGGCTCCATACGTGGGCGGGTCAGGGTCCACGTGCCCAAGGACCGGCGAGGAACACGGGAGAAGATCTACG AATGGTTCTGCTTTGAGAAGGATGAGAAGGCTCTGGTGAGGGGATGCTTGTCTCCTCCGTCCACTCGGGCACCTATCAGCCG ATCCTCACCGCCTCCACCCAAGCCGGCCCCTAGCAGTTACACAAACCCTGCCTACTTCATATTTGAAGGTGTGTCTGTCCTGGGAAGAGTAGAGGAGTCTCCACCCCCTCGCAGGGACCCTCAGGTGGTCTGGGCCGGCGACTCCGCGCTGCAGTTACCCAAACTCTTCGGGGGGCGTGGCTGTGACAGGAAGTCCCCTCGCAGGTCGGACTTCACTGAAATCGAGATTCCAGGGATCCTGCCCCACTATCCTTCCACCAATGACCATCATCCACCCCAGACCAACTCCTCCTATCAGCTCTTCCCATCAAAGGACCCATCGCCAATCCCCCCTGCCCCAAGCCCCACCTCTCACTATCATGAACAACCCATACAACCACGACCAAGCAAAAAAAATGTTGTCCAGGACTCCATCCTGCCTGCCAAGAACCTGAGGAACATGTACATGAACCACTCCGCCATCATCAGAGAGACCCCCAGGAGAGAACAGCCTAGGGTGCACCAACAGGAACAAGCCATCCCTGTACGGAGCAGCAAACTCCCAGCCTTCTACCCATATGTGTCCACCTGTGTACCCCACACCCAGGCCTCAGCACCGTGGGTGGTGGAGCAGCCAGTTGGGCCCCTTGGGGACCACTCCCTCACAGCCCTGCAGATAGCCAAGTCACTCAGCGAGGTAGACTTCTTCCCAGTGGCCCTTGAAGCTCCATCTACCCCATGCCAGAGACCGGCCCAGAGGAATGACCTGGCCATGGCGGCAGAAAGAGGCTACTGCTGGGAGAAAGAG GTCCTATATGGAGCTCCAGAGACGGTGCGAGAACTACTCAGCACCCTGGGTCTACAGAAGTACACTCTGG